One window from the genome of Elaeis guineensis isolate ETL-2024a chromosome 5, EG11, whole genome shotgun sequence encodes:
- the LOC105044675 gene encoding large ribosomal subunit protein uL10c, translating into MTSLRSAITSSLPSIRAAVSRSKREVVRRELENCHLVAGIWCHGLTVKQLQAIRGALPETTKLVVAKNTIVEKAIEGTKWEPLKPCIKGMNAWLFVHSDEIPPALKPYRDFQKEWKLVLNDFTGAVFEGRLYGPDDFQALETMPTRMESYAYLLGCLQTPAISLVSTLQSPERDAGKPGGEGEGEGAPATAASAGAD; encoded by the coding sequence ATGACTTCCCTGCGCTCCGCCATAACCTCTTCCCTCCCGTCGATCCGCGCTGCTGTCAGCCGATCGAAGCGGGAAGTGGTTCGGCGGGAGCTGGAGAACTGCCATCTGGTTGCTGGGATCTGGTGCCACGGCCTCACGGTGAAGCAGCTTCAGGCCATCCGCGGCGCCCTACCGGAGACCACCAAGCTGGTGGTGGCGAAGAACACCATCGTCGAGAAGGCCATCGAGGGCACCAAGTGGGAGCCCCTCAAGCCCTGCATCAAGGGCATGAACGCCTGGCTCTTCGTCCACTCCGACGAGATCCCTCCCGCCCTCAAACCCTATCGCGACTTCCAGAAGGAGTGGAAGCTCGTCCTCAACGACTTCACCGGTGCCGTCTTCGAGGGCCGGCTCTACGGGCCCGACGACTTCCAGGCCCTCGAGACGATGCCCACCCGGATGGAGTCGTACGCTTACCTCCTGGGCTGCCTCCAGACCCCGGCGATCTCGCTGGTCAGCACGCTGCAGTCGCCGGAGAGGGATGCCGGGAAGCCCGGGGGAGAGGGCGAGGGCGAGGGTGCTCCAGCCACCGCTGCCTCCGCTGGTGCCGATTAA
- the LOC105044673 gene encoding large ribosomal subunit protein uL10c, with product MEASLCSFPSSRPPPLQSLTLTKSPGLSINVPNPSSWRLPRIATIRAAITRTKKEETVATVKKQLENCHLVAGIRYKGFTVKQFQDLRDALPDSVTLLVAKNTLVGKAVEGTPWEALKPCMKGMNAWLFVHTEEIPQALKPYRSFQKEQKLDDNDFAGAVFEGKFYGPDDFKALETMPSRAEIYAKLLGSLQSPAISLVSTLQAPARDVVLVLKAYVKKLEEESGAATQ from the coding sequence ATGGAGGCCTCCCTCTGCTCCTTCCCGTCCTCCAGGCCACCGCCTCTCCAGTCCCTAACCCTAACCAAGTCCCCAGGCCTCTCCATTAACGTCCCCAACCCCTCCTCCTGGCGCCTGCCACGCATTGCAACGATCCGCGCCGCCATCACCCGGACCAAGAAGGAGGAGACGGTGGCGACGGTCAAGAAACAGCTGGAGAACTGTCATCTCGTCGCCGGGATCCGCTACAAGGGCTTCACGGTGAAGCAGTTCCAGGACCTCCGTGACGCCCTGCCGGACTCCGTCACGCTGCTGGTCGCCAAGAACACGCTGGTTGGCAAGGCCGTCGAGGGCACGCCGTGGGAGGCCCTCAAGCCCTGCATGAAGGGAATGAACGCCTGGCTCTTCGTCCACACCGAGGAGATCCCCCAGGCCCTCAAGCCCTACCGCAGCTTTCAGAAGGAGCAGAAGCTCGATGACAACGACTTCGCGGGCGCGGTGTTCGAGGGGAAGTTCTACGGGCCGGACGATTTCAAGGCGCTCGAGACAATGCCCAGCCGAGCCGAGATCTACGCGAAGCTTCTGGGTTCGCTGCAGAGCCCGGCGATCTCGCTTGTCAGCACTCTGCAAGCCCCGGCGAGGGACGTCGTGCTCGTCCTCAAGGCTTATGTCAAGAAGCTGGAGGAAGAGAGTGGCGCTGCCACACAATAG
- the LOC105044672 gene encoding mitochondrial hydrolase YKR070W isoform X1, whose product MRFRSVFRASLANIKTTRSRCFRHSYSQLQPQSNRPSFGIAFDIDGVILRGRTPIGGSPQALRRLYRDDGTLKIPFLFLTNGGGVPESKRASELSELLGIQISRRQVLQGHSPFKEVVNGYENELIVAVGKGEPAAVMSEYGFKKVLSMDEYASCFKDIDPLSHYKTWRIKQTYDENSSKELLPRYDVYSDRVKAAFVVSDPIDWGRDIQVLCDILRFGGLPGRDKGHQPPIYFASDDLEYQAAFPTERLGMGAFRIALEGIFNSVSSSPLKYTSFGKPNPFVFKNAEVILTQLVSDIFHSQDNMDGGTGHEFSTLYMIGDNPKVDINGAMKAGRPWFSILTRTGVFRGKDNDTQFPADLSWFTEIIRLKWFAFGCCCR is encoded by the exons ATGAGATTCCGCTCGGTCTTCAGGGCCTCTTTGGCCAACATCAAAACCACCCGGTCGCGTTGCTTCCGGCACTCCTACTCCCAGCTCCAACCCCAGTCCAATAG ACCGTCCTTCGGCATCGCGTTCGACATCGATGGCGTCATTCTTCGTGGCCGCACTCCCATCGGCGGCTCTCCTCAGGCCCTCAGGAGGCTCTATCGCGACGATG GCACCTTGAAGATTCCATTCTTGTTCTTAACTAATG GAGGTGGTGTCCCTGAATCCAAACGGGCTTCTGAGTTAAGTGAACTCTTGGGAATTCAGATCTCACGCAGACAG GTTCTGCAGGGGCACTCACCTTTCAAGGAAGTGGTGAACGG GTATGAGAATGAGCTTATTGTTGCTGTTGGTAAAGGGGAACCTGCTGCAGTGATGTCAGAGTATGGTTTCAA AAAAGTTCTTTCTATGGATGAATATGCATCTTGCTTCAAAGACATTGATCCGCTATCTCATTACAAAACTTGGAGGATAAAGCAAACATATGATGAGAACAGCTCCAAGGAATTGCTTCCAAGATATGATGTTTACTCTGACAGAGTCAAAGCAGCATTTGTTGTTAGTGATCCTATTGACTGGGGAAGGGACATTCAG GTTCTTTGTGACATTTTAAGATTTGGCGGTCTTCCtggaagagataaggggcatcaACCTCCAATATATTTTGCATCAGATGACCTTGAATATCAG gCTGCATTTCCTACCGAGCGTCTCGGAATGGGTGCTTTCAGGATAGCTTTGGAAGGCATCTTCAACAG TGTCAGCAGTAGTCCTCTGAAGTACACATCTTTTGGGAAACCAAATCCATTCGTATTCAAGAATGCTGAAGTTATTCTGACACAACTTGTGTCAGATATATTCCATAGTCAGGACAATATGGATGGAGGAACAGGACATGAATTCAGTACCCTTTACATGATTGGTGATAATCCGAAAGTTGACATTAATGGTGCCATGAAG GCAGGACGCCCTTGGTTTTCTATTCTTACAAGGACAGGAGTTTTCAGGGGAAAAGATAATGACACACAGTTTCCAGCAGACCTG AGTTGGTTCACAGAGATCATTAGGTTGAAGTGGTTTGCATTTGGCTGTTGTTGCAG ATGA
- the LOC105044672 gene encoding mitochondrial hydrolase YKR070W isoform X2, with protein MRFRSVFRASLANIKTTRSRCFRHSYSQLQPQSNRPSFGIAFDIDGVILRGRTPIGGSPQALRRLYRDDGTLKIPFLFLTNGGGVPESKRASELSELLGIQISRRQVLQGHSPFKEVVNGYENELIVAVGKGEPAAVMSEYGFKKVLSMDEYASCFKDIDPLSHYKTWRIKQTYDENSSKELLPRYDVYSDRVKAAFVVSDPIDWGRDIQVLCDILRFGGLPGRDKGHQPPIYFASDDLEYQAAFPTERLGMGAFRIALEGIFNSVSSSPLKYTSFGKPNPFVFKNAEVILTQLVSDIFHSQDNMDGGTGHEFSTLYMIGDNPKVDINGAMKAGRPWFSILTRTGVFRGKDNDTQFPADLVIDTVEEAVDYILKRERA; from the exons ATGAGATTCCGCTCGGTCTTCAGGGCCTCTTTGGCCAACATCAAAACCACCCGGTCGCGTTGCTTCCGGCACTCCTACTCCCAGCTCCAACCCCAGTCCAATAG ACCGTCCTTCGGCATCGCGTTCGACATCGATGGCGTCATTCTTCGTGGCCGCACTCCCATCGGCGGCTCTCCTCAGGCCCTCAGGAGGCTCTATCGCGACGATG GCACCTTGAAGATTCCATTCTTGTTCTTAACTAATG GAGGTGGTGTCCCTGAATCCAAACGGGCTTCTGAGTTAAGTGAACTCTTGGGAATTCAGATCTCACGCAGACAG GTTCTGCAGGGGCACTCACCTTTCAAGGAAGTGGTGAACGG GTATGAGAATGAGCTTATTGTTGCTGTTGGTAAAGGGGAACCTGCTGCAGTGATGTCAGAGTATGGTTTCAA AAAAGTTCTTTCTATGGATGAATATGCATCTTGCTTCAAAGACATTGATCCGCTATCTCATTACAAAACTTGGAGGATAAAGCAAACATATGATGAGAACAGCTCCAAGGAATTGCTTCCAAGATATGATGTTTACTCTGACAGAGTCAAAGCAGCATTTGTTGTTAGTGATCCTATTGACTGGGGAAGGGACATTCAG GTTCTTTGTGACATTTTAAGATTTGGCGGTCTTCCtggaagagataaggggcatcaACCTCCAATATATTTTGCATCAGATGACCTTGAATATCAG gCTGCATTTCCTACCGAGCGTCTCGGAATGGGTGCTTTCAGGATAGCTTTGGAAGGCATCTTCAACAG TGTCAGCAGTAGTCCTCTGAAGTACACATCTTTTGGGAAACCAAATCCATTCGTATTCAAGAATGCTGAAGTTATTCTGACACAACTTGTGTCAGATATATTCCATAGTCAGGACAATATGGATGGAGGAACAGGACATGAATTCAGTACCCTTTACATGATTGGTGATAATCCGAAAGTTGACATTAATGGTGCCATGAAG GCAGGACGCCCTTGGTTTTCTATTCTTACAAGGACAGGAGTTTTCAGGGGAAAAGATAATGACACACAGTTTCCAGCAGACCTG GTAATTGATACTGTGGAAGAAGCTGTTGACTATATTTTAAAAAGGGAGCGTGCATGA
- the LOC105044672 gene encoding cardiolipin synthase (CMP-forming) / mitochondrial hydrolase fusion protein isoform X3, with the protein MNLWKLQGGGVPESKRASELSELLGIQISRRQVLQGHSPFKEVVNGYENELIVAVGKGEPAAVMSEYGFKKVLSMDEYASCFKDIDPLSHYKTWRIKQTYDENSSKELLPRYDVYSDRVKAAFVVSDPIDWGRDIQVLCDILRFGGLPGRDKGHQPPIYFASDDLEYQAAFPTERLGMGAFRIALEGIFNSVSSSPLKYTSFGKPNPFVFKNAEVILTQLVSDIFHSQDNMDGGTGHEFSTLYMIGDNPKVDINGAMKAGRPWFSILTRTGVFRGKDNDTQFPADLSWFTEIIRLKWFAFGCCCR; encoded by the exons ATGAATCTATGGAAACTTCAAG GAGGTGGTGTCCCTGAATCCAAACGGGCTTCTGAGTTAAGTGAACTCTTGGGAATTCAGATCTCACGCAGACAG GTTCTGCAGGGGCACTCACCTTTCAAGGAAGTGGTGAACGG GTATGAGAATGAGCTTATTGTTGCTGTTGGTAAAGGGGAACCTGCTGCAGTGATGTCAGAGTATGGTTTCAA AAAAGTTCTTTCTATGGATGAATATGCATCTTGCTTCAAAGACATTGATCCGCTATCTCATTACAAAACTTGGAGGATAAAGCAAACATATGATGAGAACAGCTCCAAGGAATTGCTTCCAAGATATGATGTTTACTCTGACAGAGTCAAAGCAGCATTTGTTGTTAGTGATCCTATTGACTGGGGAAGGGACATTCAG GTTCTTTGTGACATTTTAAGATTTGGCGGTCTTCCtggaagagataaggggcatcaACCTCCAATATATTTTGCATCAGATGACCTTGAATATCAG gCTGCATTTCCTACCGAGCGTCTCGGAATGGGTGCTTTCAGGATAGCTTTGGAAGGCATCTTCAACAG TGTCAGCAGTAGTCCTCTGAAGTACACATCTTTTGGGAAACCAAATCCATTCGTATTCAAGAATGCTGAAGTTATTCTGACACAACTTGTGTCAGATATATTCCATAGTCAGGACAATATGGATGGAGGAACAGGACATGAATTCAGTACCCTTTACATGATTGGTGATAATCCGAAAGTTGACATTAATGGTGCCATGAAG GCAGGACGCCCTTGGTTTTCTATTCTTACAAGGACAGGAGTTTTCAGGGGAAAAGATAATGACACACAGTTTCCAGCAGACCTG AGTTGGTTCACAGAGATCATTAGGTTGAAGTGGTTTGCATTTGGCTGTTGTTGCAGGTAA